The following proteins are co-located in the Phaeodactylum tricornutum CCAP 1055/1 chromosome 2, whole genome shotgun sequence genome:
- a CDS encoding predicted protein, which translates to MYKNSTGVASAPLEEEGNIPPLVAAHVPSYGTGDESEPDPVRVMIDEDVASEEVPLVVTHDDDKDAIPQFRDVPFAVLFLIHATLMVWLGIFVAPKGYSKINIDFDMIEKEMRKGDDMSEQDIADFERFVAFVGKYAQVYPKRILLSFVFPTALLAFVIALFTTIYVVKPCPKTLTYASLVGSFAFTAIVMISSSVLNNSLFGAVMTIVALGAVAYYVCAAWRMVPFAAVNLKVALIGMSRNCGVYLVAFFASELGFLWPIYWVYVLIGVSVDRNDKCEKAHPGANFDMSSNDFDDVCHPPPLVFLLFLLSLYWTSTVLLNTVQVSVAGVMATWCFDKRDADHCCSPAVFGSVYRSMTYSFGSICLGSLLQALISVFRYIVESARSQRERNDGGGACGNILLCILECFAKLLEDVIDYFNQWAYVFVGIYGYSYLESGRRVIELFRARGWTAIINDNLVGYVLGFTTVLIGVLTGATALLLEFTVSRSKLEANSEYESYIFGPIPGWRWWAFGIGFFVGIWVSSVVMNVVKAAVNTLVVCWADSPAVVEMNHPRLTSEMADSWLQLRYRKVWQLKDEKSSICYDADLDDPVSNRHRLVIKTTESSKATTLFSTFHATLHRMANACISGRNTRRYQISCRRFIQLLFLLAAAVSAISGHRQTFVRVHNQPQISSALSWNIEAGSYDEKIALRIASFPRGGSDTDVEGGESDEYDEDREVEEDEYDDESDEGDDDEKVVPIEISIEKYDEPLVASPMINLYASFGVMMLARRIDLFNPIVVRVARQNLPMIGLQSL; encoded by the exons ATGTATAAGAACTCCACCGGCGTCGCTTCCGCCCCgctggaagaagaaggaaATATTCCTCCTCTAGTAGCGGCCCATGTGCCCTCCTACGGAACAGGCGACGAATCAGAACCAGATCCTGTTCGAGTGATGATCGACGAAGACGTTGCCTCGGAAGAAGTACCTCTCGTTGTCACTCATGACGATGATAAAGATGCGATTCCCCAGTTCCGGGATGTACCGTTCGCCGTCCTGTTTCTCATTCACGCCACATTGATGGTATGGCTGGGAATCTTTGTTGCACCCAAAGGATACTCCAAAATCAATATTGATTTTGACATgatcgaaaaggaaatgcGCAAAGGAGACGATATGAGTGAGCAAGATATTGCGGATTTTGAGAGGTTTGTTGCGTTTGTGGGCAAGTACGCACAAGTCTACCCGAAACGCATTCTCCTATCCTTTGTTTTTCCGACAGCCCTCTTGGCATTTGTGATTGCTCTTTTCACAACCATCTACGTGGTTAAACCTTGTCCCAAAACGCTAACCTACGCAAGTTTGGTTGGATCCTTTGCCTTTACGGCCATTGTCATGATTTCATCGTCCGTTCTGAATAATAGCCTGTTTGGTGCTGTGATGACCATTGTCGCTCTCGGTGCGGTTGCATACTACGTATGTGCTGCCTGGCGTATGGTTCCGTTCGCGGCGGTCAATCTGAAAGTGGCTTTGATAGGCATGAGCCGCAACTGCGGAGTGTATCTCGTTGCCTTCTTCGCATCGGAGCTCGGATTTCTGTGGCCCATCTACTGGGTCTACGTACTGATTGGCGTATCGGTCGACCGCAATGATAAGTGTGAAAAGGCACACCCGGGGGCAAATTTTGATATGAGCTCGAATGATTTTGACGATGTGTGCCATCCTCCACCGTTGGTGTTTCTCCTGTTCTTGCTTTCGCTCTATTGGACAAGCACCGTCCTTTTG AACACGGTACAAGTATCGGTTGCAGGTGTTATGGCAACATGGTGCTTCGACAAGCGCGACGCTGATCATTGTTGTTCCCCAGCAGTATTTGGTTCAGTGTACCGTAGCATGACCTATTCCTTTGGTTCAATATGTCTTGGGTCTTTGCTACAAGCTCTCATTTCTGTATTTCGGTACATAGTGGAAAGTGCCCGAAGCCAGAGGGAGCGAAATGACGGTGGGGGTGCTTGTGGCAACATTCTGCTCTGCATTCTGGAATGCTTCGCCAAGCTACTCGAAGATGTCATCGATTACTTCAATCAATGGGCGTATGTATTTGTTGGAATCTATGGCTATTCGTATCTCGAAAGTGGCCGACGAGTGATTGAGCTGTTTCGAGCACGAGGCTGGACGGCGATAATCAACGACAATTTGGTGGGATATGTATTGGGCTTCACAACCGTTCTGATCGGTGTTCTGACCGGTGCCACCGCTTTGCTGCTCGAATTTACTGTTTCTCGGAGCAAGCTTGAAGCGAATTCTGAGTACGAGTCTTACATTTTCGGTCCTATTCCAGGGTGGAGGTGGTGGGCTTTCGG CATTGGATTTTTTGTGGGAATATGGGTTTCAAGCGTTGTGATGAATGTTGTCAAGGCAGCAGTGAACACTTTGGTTGTGTGCTGGGCTGACTCACCGGCAGTAGTGGAAATGAACCACCCTCGATTGACATCAGAGATGGCAGATTCGTGGTTGCAA CTACGGTATCGCAAGGTCT GGCAACTGAAAGATGAGAAATCTTCCATCTGCTACGATGCGGATTTGGATGATCCTGTCTCCAATCGACATCGCCTTGTGATCAAGACTACGGAAAGCAGCAAAGCTACGACTTTGTTCTCTACTTTTCACGCTACTCTACACAGAATGGCTAACGCCTGTATATCTGGTCGGAACACGAGGAGGTATCAGATCTCGTGCCGGCGATTCATTCAATTGTTATttttgttggcggcggctgTTTCCGCAATTTCGGGACATCGGCAAACCTTCGTCCGCGTTCACAACCAACCGCAGATATCATCAGCATTATCATGGAATATAGAAGCAGGATCATACGACGAAAAAATCGCCCTTAGAATAGCTTCCTTTCCGAGAGGCGGCTCAGATACTGATGTCGAAGGAGGCGAAAGCGATGAGTACGACGAGGATAGAGAAGTAGAAGAAGACGAGTACGACGATGAAAGTGACGAAGgggatgatgacgaaaaaGTTGTACCAATTGAAATAAGCATTGAAAAATACGATGAGCCACTGGTCGCATCGCCAATGATAAATCTATACGCCTCGTTCGGTGTGATGATGCTAGCACGAAGAATCGACCTTTTCAACCCAATCGTCGTTCGTGTCGCACG GCAAAATCTGCCGATGATAGGACTCCAATCACTCTAA
- a CDS encoding predicted protein produces the protein MDVLASSTALPDQETLSKVLQVAVEASKKAGDIILGNAGGAEITNRKANSRDLLTLIDPLCEKTIRAIVSDTFPDHDFLGEEDVDPGKQASTAALEAKLDDSEWLWIVDPIDGTTNFVHGMPLCMPSIACAYRGRVVVGVIYDCHRDELFTAIKGQGAFLNGKPIQVGLQTAIGDAIIAMGSPPAEESMEMSLKGVQALMPVCRTIRMLGSAALMLAWVANGRLTSYWEYDLSSWDIAAGALLVQEAGGKFTDLEGRDFTLRTRKICASNGAVHDEVLRVLREDAGIV, from the exons AAGGTCCTCCAAGTGGCAGTAGAAGCATCCAAGAAAGCCGGAGATATTATTCTGGGAAATGCAGGAGGTGCCGAAATCACCAACCGAAAGGCTAATAGTCGAGACCTGCTAACCCTGATTGATCCCCTATGCGAAAAA ACCATCAGAGCAATTGTATCCGACACTTTTCCGGATCACGACTTTTTGGGCGAAGAGGATGTGGACCCTGGTAAACAGGCTAGCACTGCAGCCCTGGAGGCAAAACTGGATGATAGCGAGTGGTTGTGGATTGTGGACCCGATCGATGGTACCACAAATTTTGTTCACGGCATGCCCTTGTGTATGCCGTCCATCGCGTGTGCCTATCGCGGCCGAGTGGTAGTAGGCGTGATTTATGATTGTCATCGCGATGAGCTGTTTACAGCAATCAAAGGGCAGGGCGCCTTTCTCAACGGAAAACCAATCCAGGTGGGACTCCAAACAGCTATCGGAGACGCAATCATTGCCATGGGAAGCCCACCAGCCGAAGAAAGTATGGAGATGAGCCTCAAGGGTGTACAAGCGCTTATGCCCGTATGTCGAACAATTCGTATGCTAGGGAGTGCAGCTCTCATGCTAGCATGGGTTGCCAATGGAAGATTGACGTCGTATTGGGAATATGATTTGAGCTCCTGGGATATCGCTGCGGGTGCCTTACTGGTCCAAGAGGCTGGTGGAAAGTTCACTGACCTGGAGGGCCGTGATTTTACATTGCGTACACGTAAGATCTGCGCAAGCAACGGTGCTGTCCATGACGAAGTACTCCGCGTCTTGCGTGAGGATGCCGGAATAGTTTAG